The following is a genomic window from Pseudonocardia sp. DSM 110487.
CCGTGATGAGCGTTTTCACTGCCGGTCAGCAGGTCGAGTGGCGCAGCGGCCGGGTCGTGGAGTCCGGCAAGTACCTCGGGCCCGACGAGTGGCAGGAGTGGGCGCGCGTTGATACCGCCGATGGTGAGCACCTGGTCCGCGCTCGGGTTCTCCGCGCAGAGGGGGTGCTGGCAGCTGAGGACGCTGCTCTCGCAGATCTGATCGAGCGCGCCAAGGGCTATCCGATCGGCGACGACGAGCACGCCGCTCGCAGCCGTCAGCACGGCTTCCCGTGGTGCGACACCTGCAAGCGCCCGTCGGTCGGCAGCGAATGGCTCGGGCTGGTGCATTCGACCGTCGAGCACCCGTCAGGGGTGCCGAAGCACCTCGACGAGAGTGGGCACGAGGTTACGCACCACGAGTGGTACCGGGTGCCCCGCTGACCCGTGGCTGTCCCTTGGAAAGCTGCGCAAGATCGTCGAGGTCCTCGACCGCCGGCCGCGCGATGGACGGTGTCCTGGACACACTGCCGAGGAGCGCGCCGCAGGGCTAGTGCAGCCCTTCCCGCGCTGACCACCCCACCGCCTCCGGTGAAGAATTGACCCATAGCAGCGGGCCTGAACATGCCGCGCCGCGAGAAGCTGGACCCGCAGCGGACCACTACGCGCGGTGACAAGCTCGACCCGAAGGCGATCGCCTACACCGCTGCCGCTCGACGCCAAGCGTCGGGTGCGGACGGGTCTGCGTCGGCGCTAGCTCTGGGGAGAGATCGGGCCGCTACCCGACGATGTCGGCGATCTGGCGACGCAGGTCGTCGAGATCCCAGCGCAGGTGTCCGCCGAGCGTCTTCGAGGCCGGCGTGACTCGTTTCGCGTTGGCCCATCGCTGCAGGGTGGTGGGGTCGACCTGGAGCGCGCGGGCGGCCTCGCCGGTACTCACGAGCCGTCGGCCTTCCTCGCTAGTGGTGGGCATCGTCTTGTCTCCTCGTCGCGGAAGTCGAGGGTAGCGCAGGTGCCGCGGTCGCAGACTTCGCCGGTTTAGCCGGGATTACAGCCGATGCAGGGCTTGCAGTGTTTGCAGCGTTTGCGGTAGTCTTAAGGGGCGGTCGACGGGGCCGGACCTCGGCGCAGTCGATAGGCCGCAGAGAACAAGGAGGTCCCGATTTGGACGAGAACACGCTGGTCATCGAGGTGGAGCGGCTGATCGGCGCGCAGACGCGCGACACCAGTCAGCACTCCGACGGTCCGAACGGCGACACCGGTGAGAACAAGGACGGCTGATCGCTGCCTAGGCCGTAGCTGACGTCCGCGCCGGGGGAGGGAGGAGCACTCCTTCATCCCTTCCCTGGCGCGGACCACCTCCTGACCTCCCCGATCGCTTCGCAGGAAGGACATCGACATGCAACACCAGCTGATCTCGCAGATTGAGCAGGCGCTGAGCTGGGCGGGCCCGCACGAGCTCGGGCGCGCAGTCGCCCGTGGACGTATGTCGGACGACGCCCTGCCGGGCCGCCTGCTGACCCCGCAGCGACTGCTCGATCTCGTCATGCGCCGTAGCCTCACGCCGCCGCAGTTCCGGTGTGTGCAGGACGGGAACGAACTGCACCCTCGCCACTACATCGACCAGGGGGCGGGTCGACGTGCGCCCGGATTGCCCCAGGTCGACATGGGAGCGGTCGGGCGGCTGCTCGACGAGGGCGCCACGTTCGTCCTCGACGGCGTCGATCGTCTCGATCCGACGATGGAGGCGGCCTGCCGCGCGCTGCAGTGGTGGGCGGGGGAGTTGGTGCAGGTCAACTGCTATCTGACGACGCGCGACGCTGCCGGGTTCGAGCTGCACTGGGATGACCACGACGTCCTGGTGGTGCAGCTGGCGGGTCGCAAGAGCTGGGAGGTGCGTGGCGCGTCTCGACCCGCCCCGATGTATCGCGATGCGGTGCGCAACGACACCCCCAGCGACGAGATCATCTGGGCCGGGTCCATGGTCGCCGGGGATGTCCTGCACATCCCGCGCGGCTACTGGCACCGAGCCACTCGAACCGACCGGGGCGCCACCGCCGAGGAGCAGGACTTCTCCCTGCACGCCACGTTCGGGCTCACCCAGCGGACCGGCGTGGACTGGGTGACGTGGCTGGCGGACCGGGCTCGTGAAGACCTGATGTTTCGGACCGACCTCGATCCGGTCAGCGACTCAGGTCCGGCGCTCGCGCGGCAACTGTCGGCACTGGCTGAAACTGCGAGCCCCCACCAGTTCCTGGCCTCCCGGGTCCGCCAGCAGCCGCCGCGACGGCGGGTGATCACGAGCGGCGTGTTCGGTCCGCCCGCGTCGGTGGTGTGCATTACCGAGTTCCCGCCCCAGATCACCGCGGTTCCCTGTGGTGACGCGTCGAGGCCCGCAGCAGTCCTCGTCGAGGCAGCCGGTCGCGCCATCCGGTTCGCCGCAGCGGCCGAGCCCGCGCTGCGGATGCTGCTGTCGGGGCATCCGGTCCAGATCGCCGAGGTCGAGAAGGCCACCAGCCTGCCGCTCGGCGCCGTTGCCGCCACGCTGATCACGGAGGGCTTGTGCGCAGAGGCGCTGCCCGAGTTGTCCTCGGGCTACACCGGACTCGTCCCGACGACACCTTGCTCGACGCCGCGCTGACCTGCGGTGTGCGGGCGATCGATACCGCGTTCAACTACGACGGGTTCGGCTCGCATCGCCGGTTGCGGCGGTTGGAGCTGATCGATGAGTTCTCGGTGTCGACGAAGGTCGGGTTCTTCCCGAGCCCCAGCGGCGGGGTCGAGCACTCGCTCGACCCCGCCCGCCTGCAGCGCGCCATCGAGACCAGCGCCACCGACCTCGGCCGTCGGCCCGACATCGTCTTCTTGCACAGTCCAGAGCGCTCGCTGCCCCAGCAACGCTCGCCG
Proteins encoded in this region:
- a CDS encoding cupin domain-containing protein, giving the protein MQHQLISQIEQALSWAGPHELGRAVARGRMSDDALPGRLLTPQRLLDLVMRRSLTPPQFRCVQDGNELHPRHYIDQGAGRRAPGLPQVDMGAVGRLLDEGATFVLDGVDRLDPTMEAACRALQWWAGELVQVNCYLTTRDAAGFELHWDDHDVLVVQLAGRKSWEVRGASRPAPMYRDAVRNDTPSDEIIWAGSMVAGDVLHIPRGYWHRATRTDRGATAEEQDFSLHATFGLTQRTGVDWVTWLADRAREDLMFRTDLDPVSDSGPALARQLSALAETASPHQFLASRVRQQPPRRRVITSGVFGPPASVVCITEFPPQITAVPCGDASRPAAVLVEAAGRAIRFAAAAEPALRMLLSGHPVQIAEVEKATSLPLGAVAATLITEGLCAEALPELSSGYTGLVPTTPCSTPR
- a CDS encoding helix-turn-helix domain-containing protein is translated as MPTTSEEGRRLVSTGEAARALQVDPTTLQRWANAKRVTPASKTLGGHLRWDLDDLRRQIADIVG